The proteins below come from a single Eucalyptus grandis isolate ANBG69807.140 chromosome 3, ASM1654582v1, whole genome shotgun sequence genomic window:
- the LOC120291688 gene encoding uncharacterized protein LOC120291688, translating to MEEDPISHPDAGLGSGAELNESVNHLSSDEDLLSPCQSPKAPPDLSPKAPPTKNMEENTQDKPLVLPPDPPPPGGSSGSLSSRRKPPKGGCWNIRGMVDSTRQAEIRNFITSNHLCCVGLVEIKVPQDRFNSISEDLLRGWCWTANYDFFPRGRIWVGWDPMRVKFETFSLSKQAIHGNLETLDSGVACCVSFVYGDHSFSLRRPLWEDIIMKSTHLRDTPWLVLGDFNAIKDPSDRVGGSEDWLPCFNEFGQCLEQAELEDLRFVGFRYTWTTSSGHTRKARKIDGVLVNAKWSLDLSYSEASFLPPGISDHSPMVVKILNPTHTRKPFKFFDFWMKHPEFKEIVSQVWNEPGNGFPMYKLVSKLKALKCRLKQLNRDSFSNISARTLDARKMMEATQAELQLNPFSTDLAEVEKSQRCIFASCALGRVLLQQKSGVRWLKEGDRNTKFFHQYVNKRQLRNRVLSVLDSSGNILTEPHLVQRRFVEFFEDLLMPQEEIIRPSLEDLREVIQHPLSIDQAALLAQPDSRDRDPEHYLLFAQEKGSRAGWFHGGVFKENGTR from the exons ATGGAGGAAGATCCCATTAGCCATCCGGATGCGGGCTTAGGGAGTGGAGCGGAATTGAATGAGTCTGTCAACCACCTTAGCTCAGATGAAGATCTTCTCTCGCCTTGTCAATCACCGAAGGCCCCTCCAGATCTATCGCCGAAGGCTCCTCCAACGAAAAACATGGAGGAGAACACCCAGGACAAGCCGCTCGTGCTTCCTCCTGACCCACCTCCTCCCGGCGGCTCGAGCGGCTCCCTCTCGAGCCGTCGCAAGCCTCCGAAAGGAG GTTGCTGGAATATTAGAGGTATGGTTGATTCGACTAGACAAGCGGAGATTCGTAATTTTATTACTTCGAACCACTTGTGCTGTGTTGGTTTGGTGGAAATTAAGGTGCCACAGGATCGCTTTAACTCCATTTCCGAAGATCTATTGAGAGGTTGGTGTTGGACTGCAAACTATGACTTCTTCCCCAGGGGTAGAATTTGGGTCGGATGGGACCCCATGAGAGTCAAGTTTGAAACCTTCTCTCTTTCCAAGCAGGCAATTCATGGGAACCTTGAGACCCTAGACTCTGGGGTGGCTTGCtgtgtttcttttgtttatggAGATCACTCCTTTTCCCTGAGGAGACCGCTGTGGGAAGACATCATCATGAAAAGCACCCATCTCCGAGACACTCCTTGGCTTGTCTTGGGGGACTTCAATGCTATTAAGGATCCATCGGACCGGGTCGGTGGCTCCGAAGATTGGCTCCCTTGTTTCAATGAGTTTGGACAGTGCTTGGAGCAAGCTGAGCTAGAAGACTTGAGGTTCGTTGGGTTTAGATACACTTGGACTACGTCTTCAGGGCATACTAGGAAAGCAAGGAAGATTGACGGGGTTCTAGTGAATGCAAAGTGGAGCTTGGATCTATCTTACTCTGAAgcctccttccttcctcctgGAATCTCAGACCACTCGCCTATGGTGGTGAAGATTCTTAATCCGACTCATACAAGGAAGCCCTTCAAGTTCTTCGACTTCTGGATGAAGCACCCGGAGTTCAAAGAAATTGTCTCACAAGTGTGGAATGAGCCGGGGAATGGTTTCCCTATGTACAAGCTTGTCTCTAAACTCAAGGCTCTCAAATGTCGGCTTAAGCAACTCAACAGAGATTCCTTCTCTAATATATCTGCTAGAACTCTTGATGCGCGGAAGATGATGGAGGCCACCCAAGCAGAATTACAACTAAATCCCTTTTCTACCGACCTTGCTGAAGTGGAGAAAAGCCAAAGATGTATCTTTGCGAGCTGCGCTCTCGGAAGAGTCCTTCTACAGCAAAAGTCCGGGGTTAGATGGCTCAAGGAGGGAGAccgaaataccaaattcttccatCAATATGTCAACAAAAGACAGTTGAGGAACAGAGTCCTATCCGTCCTCGACTCTTCGGGGAACATACTGACGGAGCCACACCTGGTGCAACGAAGGTTTGTAGAGTTCTTTGAGGACCTCTTGATGCCACAAGAGGAGATTATTAGACCTTCGTTAGAGGACTTGAGAGAGGTTATCCAACATCCACTTTCGATTGATCAGGCTGCTCTTCTTGCTCAACCCGATTCGAGAGATAGAGATCCGGAACACTATCTTCTCTTTGCCCAAGAAAAAGGCTCCCGGGCCGGATGGTTTCACGGCGGAGTTTTCAAA